The Streptomyces pactum genome contains a region encoding:
- a CDS encoding carbohydrate ABC transporter permease, with protein sequence MTTLQPPAAAEPRPAPPPARREGRSWTGWGFLGPFVAVFALVFLAPIAYSVYLSLFRDQLIGGTTFVGLDNYGEALKDDRFWASLGRVSLFLAVQVPIMLGIALLVALALDSGRLYGRDFFRISIFLPYAVPAVVATLMWGFMYGTRFGLVGDVNSALGVSLPDPLSPDLVLASIGNIVTWEFVGYNMLIFYSALRVIPHSLYEAAQIDGAGQIRVITAIKLPAIRGALVIATIFSIIGSFQLFNEPSILQPLAPNAITTDYTPNYYTYSLSFNGQQHNYSATVAIVMGLITMVIAYVVQLRGMRKGV encoded by the coding sequence ATGACGACACTGCAACCGCCGGCCGCCGCCGAACCGCGGCCCGCCCCGCCCCCGGCGAGGCGGGAGGGCCGCTCCTGGACGGGGTGGGGGTTCCTCGGCCCCTTCGTGGCCGTGTTCGCCCTGGTGTTCCTCGCACCGATCGCGTACTCCGTCTACCTCAGCCTCTTCCGCGACCAGCTCATCGGCGGCACCACCTTCGTCGGCCTGGACAACTACGGTGAGGCGCTCAAGGACGACCGGTTCTGGGCCTCGCTCGGCCGGGTCTCGCTCTTCCTCGCCGTACAGGTGCCGATCATGCTCGGCATCGCCCTGCTGGTGGCCCTGGCACTGGACAGCGGACGCCTCTACGGCCGGGACTTCTTCCGCATCTCGATCTTCCTGCCGTACGCCGTGCCCGCCGTGGTGGCCACCCTGATGTGGGGCTTCATGTACGGCACCCGCTTCGGCCTGGTCGGCGACGTCAACAGCGCGCTGGGCGTCTCGCTGCCCGACCCGCTCTCCCCGGACCTGGTGCTGGCCTCCATCGGCAACATCGTGACCTGGGAATTCGTCGGCTACAACATGCTGATCTTCTACTCGGCGCTGCGGGTCATCCCGCACTCGCTGTACGAGGCGGCCCAGATCGACGGCGCCGGGCAGATACGCGTGATCACCGCCATCAAGCTCCCGGCCATCCGCGGCGCCCTGGTGATCGCGACGATCTTCTCGATCATCGGCAGCTTCCAGCTCTTCAACGAGCCCAGCATCCTGCAGCCGCTGGCGCCCAACGCCATCACGACCGACTACACGCCGAACTACTACACGTACTCGCTCTCCTTCAACGGCCAGCAGCACAACTACTCCGCGACGGTCGCCATCGTCATGGGGCTGATCACCATGGTCATCGCCTACGTCGTCCAGCTACGCGGCATGCGCAAGGGAGTGTGA
- a CDS encoding carbohydrate ABC transporter permease, with amino-acid sequence MTSPVVTVSERSATAPSGTPGSVPRLRTSRRRHSTDKPRRSVLLTVLTSLVLLYSLVPLIWLAISATKTQEGLSRSFGLWFDGDFALWDNISQTFTYDDGVFARWLLNTLLYVGLGAGGATFLAVLGGYALAKFDFPGRRAVFAVVIGAVAVPGTALAVPTFLMFSNMGLTNTPWAVVIPSLISPFGLYLMWVFATEAVPTELMEAARIDGAGEVRTFFQVALPLLAPGIVTVLLFTMVATWNNYFLPLVMLKDPDWYPLTLGLNSWNAQAATAGGEAVFNLVVTGSLITILPLIAAFLLLQRYWQSGLAAGSVKE; translated from the coding sequence ATGACCAGTCCCGTCGTCACCGTCTCCGAACGTTCCGCGACCGCCCCGTCCGGCACCCCGGGCTCCGTGCCCCGGCTGCGTACGTCCCGGCGCCGCCACTCCACCGACAAGCCGCGGCGCAGTGTCCTGCTGACCGTGCTCACCTCACTGGTGCTGCTGTACAGCCTGGTGCCGCTGATCTGGCTGGCCATCAGCGCCACCAAGACGCAGGAGGGACTGTCCCGTTCCTTCGGCCTGTGGTTCGACGGCGACTTCGCACTGTGGGACAACATCAGCCAGACGTTCACGTACGACGACGGCGTCTTCGCCCGCTGGCTGCTCAACACCCTGCTGTACGTGGGTCTGGGCGCGGGCGGCGCCACCTTCCTCGCCGTGCTCGGCGGCTACGCGCTCGCCAAGTTCGACTTCCCCGGGCGGCGTGCCGTCTTCGCCGTCGTCATCGGCGCGGTGGCCGTGCCGGGTACCGCGCTGGCGGTGCCCACCTTCCTGATGTTCAGCAACATGGGACTCACCAACACCCCCTGGGCGGTGGTCATCCCGTCCCTGATCTCGCCGTTCGGCCTGTATCTGATGTGGGTGTTCGCCACCGAGGCCGTCCCGACCGAGCTGATGGAGGCCGCCCGCATCGACGGCGCCGGCGAGGTGCGCACCTTCTTCCAGGTCGCCCTGCCGCTGCTGGCACCCGGCATCGTCACCGTCCTGCTGTTCACCATGGTCGCCACCTGGAACAACTACTTCCTGCCGCTGGTCATGCTCAAGGACCCCGACTGGTATCCGCTGACCCTGGGGCTGAACAGTTGGAACGCCCAGGCCGCGACCGCGGGCGGCGAGGCCGTCTTCAACCTGGTCGTCACCGGCTCGCTCATCACCATCCTGCCGCTGATCGCCGCTTTCCTGCTGCTCCAGAGGTACTGGCAGTCCGGACTCGCCGCCGGAAGCGTCAAGGAATAG
- a CDS encoding LacI family DNA-binding transcriptional regulator, translating into MADVARLAGVSSQTVSRVSNGYAGVTEETRRQVLAAMKELGYRPNSAARALKRGEFRTIGVITFSLATTGNVRTLEAIATSAASEGYAVTLLPVAVPTQDEVRGAFSRLEELAVDAVIVIMEVHLLDAATLKLPPHVQVVVVDSDAGDHYTVVDTDQAGGSRTAVRHLLDLGHDTVWHLGGPEGSFAAQRRADAWRYTLAEAGRTPPPLTRGDWSAESGYRAGLELAARQECTAVFAANDQMALGLMRALHERGRRVPEDVSVIGFDDIAEAGSFLPPLTTVHQDFAEVGRLCVEAVLRKMRQDGPERGTTLVPTRLVTRASTAAPPT; encoded by the coding sequence ATGGCGGACGTGGCCCGGCTCGCGGGGGTCTCCTCGCAGACCGTCTCCCGCGTCTCCAACGGCTACGCCGGAGTGACCGAGGAGACCCGGCGGCAGGTGCTGGCGGCCATGAAGGAGCTGGGTTACCGGCCCAACAGCGCGGCCCGGGCGCTCAAGCGCGGTGAGTTCCGCACCATCGGCGTCATCACCTTCTCGCTGGCCACCACGGGCAACGTGCGCACGCTGGAGGCCATCGCCACCTCGGCGGCGAGCGAGGGGTACGCGGTGACGCTGCTGCCGGTCGCCGTCCCCACCCAGGACGAGGTGCGAGGCGCGTTCTCGCGGCTGGAGGAGCTCGCCGTCGACGCGGTGATCGTCATCATGGAGGTCCACCTCCTGGACGCGGCGACCCTCAAACTGCCGCCCCACGTGCAGGTCGTGGTGGTCGACTCCGACGCAGGCGACCACTACACGGTCGTCGACACCGACCAGGCCGGCGGCAGCCGCACCGCGGTGCGCCATCTGCTGGACCTCGGGCACGACACGGTGTGGCACCTGGGCGGCCCCGAGGGCTCCTTCGCCGCCCAGCGGCGAGCCGACGCCTGGCGGTACACGCTCGCCGAGGCCGGCCGTACCCCGCCGCCCCTGACCCGGGGCGACTGGTCGGCGGAGTCCGGTTACCGGGCCGGCCTGGAACTCGCCGCCCGCCAGGAGTGCACGGCCGTCTTCGCGGCCAACGACCAGATGGCCCTCGGTCTGATGCGCGCCCTGCACGAACGCGGGCGGCGGGTGCCCGAGGACGTCAGCGTCATCGGGTTCGACGACATCGCCGAGGCCGGCTCCTTCCTGCCGCCGCTGACCACCGTCCACCAGGACTTCGCCGAGGTGGGCCGGCTGTGTGTCGAGGCCGTGCTGCGCAAGATGCGCCAGGACGGCCCGGAGCGGGGCACGACGCTCGTGCCGACCCGGCTGGTGACCCGGGCGAGCACGGCGGCGCCGCCGACGTAG
- a CDS encoding beta-galactosidase codes for MISTLLSRQQRGPDGAPAPRLLFGADYNPEQWPREVWEEDVRLMREAGVNVVSLAIFSWARIQPGPDAWDFAWLDEVMDLLHENGVGVDLATATASPPPWLTTAHPEILPVTDRGETLWPGARQHWRPTSPVFREHALRLVREMATRYAGHPALVAWHVNNELGCHNVYDYSDDAARAFRDWLRARYGTLDALNHAWGTAFWSQRYSDWEQLLPPRLAASHPNPTQQLDFKRFSSDALKDHLRAERAVLREVTPGVPVTTNFMVMPGTKGMNYADWAGEVDFVANDHYVVPSPQDRDELSFSANLTSGIAGGRPWFLMEHSTSAVNWQPVNLAKRPGELARDSLTHVAHGADAVCFFQWRQSAAGAEKYHSAMVPHAGADSDLFRAVTALGDTLKTLAPVAGSEREPAGVGILFDWESWWASEQDSHPTSLLDYHQEALDWYSALLALGIRADVVTTGTDLSRHRVLIAPVLHLVPAELAKDLTRYAEQGGHLVTTYFSGVVDENDHVWLGGYPGALRDLLGIRVEEFGPLPAGRTVALDDAGTGGLWTDHITVTAPETEVLARYRTGTYAGHPAVTRRPTGSGSAAYVSTRLGADGLASLLPRLLEPAGVVSELPAEVRGSVEATVRRGPGGRFLFLVNRTDEAVTVPGLAGEVLVGGTDADGAVALAPRDVAVLRTPTG; via the coding sequence ATGATCTCCACCCTCCTGTCCCGCCAGCAGCGCGGGCCGGACGGTGCTCCCGCCCCCCGTCTCCTCTTCGGCGCCGACTACAACCCCGAGCAGTGGCCCCGGGAGGTGTGGGAGGAGGACGTACGGCTGATGCGCGAGGCCGGCGTCAACGTCGTGTCGCTGGCCATCTTCTCCTGGGCCCGCATCCAGCCGGGCCCCGACGCCTGGGACTTCGCCTGGCTCGACGAGGTCATGGACCTGCTGCACGAGAACGGCGTGGGCGTCGACCTGGCCACCGCCACCGCCTCCCCACCGCCCTGGCTGACCACCGCGCACCCGGAGATCCTCCCGGTCACCGACCGGGGCGAGACGCTGTGGCCGGGCGCGCGTCAGCACTGGCGCCCCACCTCGCCCGTCTTCCGTGAGCACGCCCTGCGCCTGGTCCGGGAGATGGCGACCCGCTATGCGGGGCACCCGGCCCTGGTGGCCTGGCACGTCAACAACGAGCTGGGCTGTCACAACGTCTACGACTACTCGGACGACGCGGCCCGCGCCTTCCGCGACTGGCTCCGTGCGCGGTACGGCACGCTGGACGCCCTCAACCACGCCTGGGGCACGGCGTTCTGGTCGCAGCGCTACAGCGACTGGGAGCAGCTCCTGCCGCCGCGGCTGGCCGCCTCGCATCCGAACCCGACCCAGCAACTGGACTTCAAGCGGTTCTCGTCGGACGCGCTCAAGGACCACCTGCGGGCCGAGCGGGCGGTCCTGCGGGAGGTCACGCCCGGCGTCCCCGTCACCACCAACTTCATGGTGATGCCCGGGACCAAGGGCATGAACTACGCGGACTGGGCCGGCGAGGTGGACTTCGTCGCCAACGACCACTACGTGGTGCCGAGTCCCCAGGACCGTGACGAGCTGTCGTTCTCCGCGAACCTCACCAGCGGCATCGCGGGCGGCCGGCCCTGGTTCCTGATGGAGCACTCCACCAGTGCCGTGAACTGGCAGCCCGTCAACCTGGCCAAGCGGCCGGGCGAGCTGGCCCGGGACTCGCTGACGCACGTGGCGCACGGCGCCGACGCGGTCTGCTTCTTCCAGTGGCGCCAGTCGGCGGCCGGTGCCGAGAAGTACCACTCGGCGATGGTGCCGCACGCCGGCGCGGACAGCGACCTGTTCCGCGCGGTCACCGCGCTCGGCGACACGCTGAAAACACTGGCGCCGGTCGCCGGGAGCGAGCGGGAGCCCGCCGGCGTCGGCATCCTCTTCGACTGGGAGTCGTGGTGGGCGAGCGAGCAGGACTCGCACCCGACCTCGCTGCTCGACTACCACCAGGAGGCGCTCGACTGGTACTCCGCGCTCCTCGCCCTCGGCATCCGCGCCGACGTCGTCACCACCGGCACCGACCTGAGCCGCCACCGGGTGCTGATCGCGCCCGTGCTGCACCTGGTCCCGGCCGAGCTCGCCAAGGATCTCACCCGGTACGCGGAGCAGGGCGGGCACCTGGTCACCACGTACTTCTCCGGTGTCGTCGACGAGAACGACCACGTCTGGCTCGGCGGCTACCCGGGCGCACTGCGAGACCTGCTCGGCATCCGTGTGGAGGAGTTCGGCCCGCTGCCCGCCGGGCGGACCGTGGCACTGGACGACGCGGGCACGGGCGGGCTGTGGACCGACCACATCACCGTCACCGCACCGGAGACGGAGGTGCTGGCCCGCTACCGCACTGGCACGTACGCGGGTCACCCCGCGGTCACCCGGCGCCCCACGGGCAGCGGTTCGGCCGCCTACGTCTCCACCCGGCTCGGCGCCGACGGGCTCGCCTCGCTGCTGCCGCGGCTGCTGGAACCGGCGGGCGTGGTGAGCGAACTGCCCGCCGAGGTACGCGGATCGGTCGAGGCCACCGTGCGCCGCGGACCCGGCGGCCGCTTCCTGTTCCTGGTCAACCGGACCGACGAGGCGGTGACCGTCCCGGGCCTTGCCGGAGAGGTCCTGGTCGGCGGCACCGACGCGGACGGCGCCGTCGCCCTCGCGCCCCGGGACGTCGCCGTCCTGCGCACGCCCACCGGCTGA
- a CDS encoding RICIN domain-containing protein: MARRIRSRRLLGAAVLTALATGAALISVPAQAEPATAAASVTVRPDPSYQQEKFEGWGTSLVWFANATGDYPPEIREKLARLLFGDDGLGLNIARYNIGGGNAPDVRDYLRAGGAVEGWWKAPAGTTREDTGWWSADDPADWNEDADATQRWWVERIKDDIDHWETFSNSPPWFMTVSGYVSGGFDSSADQLKSESVDDFAAYVAGATRRLEKAEGIEVDTVDPFNEPNTPYWGTRLGADGEPVGGRQEGAHMGPELQRQVLRALAPALKKAKVKADISAMDETNPGTFATNWNAYSQADRDLVGQMNVHTYGTGQRTTVRDLSKAADKPLWMSEVGGDWGDGQDFEDMRPGLGLAQQIVDDLRELEPRAWVFWQPVEDYDNMKPGGESAKGGNWGSIQIPFGCTAEDTLETCPIRTNTKFDTARNFTHFIQPGDRLVKTDDTSSAAAVTRDGKGASLVHVNRTTAPRAVTIDLSKFRDVRRGATVTPVVTSADGKLEQQAPIRVSDRTATFTVPAQSVTSFAIKGVSGVAKDAAELREGHTYTLTGVQSGKAVTVAGDGTNLVLGTGAGTSAQRWRLSAVRHDSGVRDRYVFTRPEDGTRLAVRDDVPVAEPDTGRRDRAAEWIVSTTGDGTWTLINAATGRLLEVGGQATHEGAAVTTWPPNSGANQRWTVTDVSAASTG, translated from the coding sequence ATGGCACGCCGTATCCGCAGCAGACGCCTTTTGGGGGCCGCGGTCCTGACCGCCCTGGCCACGGGGGCCGCCCTGATCAGCGTTCCCGCCCAGGCCGAACCGGCCACGGCCGCCGCCTCCGTCACCGTGCGGCCCGACCCGTCGTACCAGCAGGAGAAGTTCGAGGGCTGGGGCACCAGCCTGGTCTGGTTCGCCAACGCCACCGGCGACTACCCGCCCGAGATCCGCGAGAAGCTGGCCCGGCTCCTGTTCGGTGACGACGGGCTGGGGCTGAACATCGCCCGCTACAACATCGGTGGCGGCAACGCACCGGACGTGCGGGACTACCTGCGCGCCGGTGGCGCGGTCGAGGGCTGGTGGAAGGCGCCCGCGGGCACCACCCGCGAGGACACCGGCTGGTGGAGCGCCGACGACCCGGCCGACTGGAACGAGGACGCCGACGCCACCCAGCGCTGGTGGGTCGAGCGCATCAAGGACGACATCGACCACTGGGAGACGTTCAGCAACTCCCCGCCCTGGTTCATGACCGTCAGCGGCTATGTCTCCGGCGGCTTCGACTCCTCCGCCGACCAGCTCAAGTCCGAGTCGGTCGACGACTTCGCGGCCTACGTGGCCGGTGCGACCAGGCGGCTGGAGAAGGCCGAGGGCATCGAGGTCGACACCGTCGACCCGTTCAACGAGCCCAACACCCCCTACTGGGGCACGCGACTGGGCGCGGACGGCGAACCCGTCGGCGGCCGGCAGGAGGGGGCCCACATGGGCCCGGAGCTCCAGCGCCAGGTCCTGCGGGCCCTGGCCCCCGCGCTGAAGAAGGCCAAGGTCAAGGCGGACATCTCGGCGATGGACGAGACCAACCCCGGCACCTTCGCGACGAACTGGAACGCCTACTCCCAGGCCGACCGCGACCTCGTCGGCCAGATGAACGTCCACACCTACGGCACCGGTCAGCGCACCACCGTCCGGGACCTGTCCAAGGCCGCGGACAAGCCGCTGTGGATGAGCGAGGTCGGTGGCGACTGGGGCGACGGCCAGGACTTCGAGGACATGCGGCCCGGCCTCGGCCTCGCCCAGCAGATCGTCGACGACCTGCGCGAGCTGGAGCCCCGCGCCTGGGTGTTCTGGCAGCCCGTCGAGGACTACGACAACATGAAGCCCGGCGGCGAGTCCGCCAAGGGCGGCAACTGGGGCAGCATCCAGATCCCGTTCGGCTGCACCGCCGAGGACACCCTCGAGACCTGCCCGATCCGGACCAACACCAAGTTCGACACCGCCCGCAACTTCACCCACTTCATCCAGCCCGGCGACCGGCTGGTCAAGACGGACGACACCTCCAGCGCCGCCGCCGTCACCCGCGACGGCAAGGGCGCCTCGCTCGTCCACGTCAACCGGACCACGGCCCCCCGCGCGGTCACCATCGACCTGTCGAAGTTCCGCGACGTGCGCCGCGGGGCCACCGTCACGCCGGTCGTGACCAGCGCCGACGGCAAACTCGAGCAGCAGGCACCGATCAGGGTGAGCGACCGCACGGCCACCTTCACCGTGCCCGCTCAGTCCGTGACCTCCTTCGCGATCAAGGGCGTCTCGGGCGTCGCGAAGGACGCCGCCGAGCTGCGCGAGGGCCACACGTACACGCTGACCGGCGTACAGAGCGGCAAGGCCGTCACCGTGGCCGGGGACGGCACGAACCTGGTCCTGGGCACCGGGGCCGGCACGAGCGCCCAGCGGTGGCGGCTGAGCGCGGTGCGCCATGACAGCGGCGTCCGCGACCGCTACGTCTTCACCCGGCCCGAGGACGGCACGCGTCTCGCCGTACGGGACGACGTCCCGGTGGCCGAGCCCGACACGGGCAGGCGCGACCGGGCCGCCGAGTGGATCGTGTCGACCACCGGTGACGGCACCTGGACCCTGATCAACGCGGCCACCGGGCGCCTGCTCGAAGTCGGGGGCCAGGCGACGCACGAGGGCGCTGCCGTCACGACCTGGCCGCCCAACTCCGGCGCCAACCAGCGCTGGACGGTGACGGACGTGTCCGCCGCGAGCACCGGCTGA
- a CDS encoding sigma-70 family RNA polymerase sigma factor encodes MSVTSTSPAPQFSAGAAREPAGAGGRTPEEELVHRMAACPAGADREALREAAITAYLPVARRIARRYGSPDRSREDLQQVACLGLVKAVDRYDPGLGHAFLSYAVPTIDGELKRYLRDFSWQVHVPRRLQDKHRLVRLAQEELNRSGHTDGGTVRDIQRLTGIDEQDVRLALRADQARNPLSVDEQRGTGKGFTLAETVGGDDPRLELVTDLVALKTLVAELPARERAILKLYFVDSLTQRQVADIVGISQMHVSRLLDRSRAFLRRGLLGG; translated from the coding sequence ATGTCTGTCACCAGCACTTCCCCCGCGCCGCAGTTTTCCGCCGGGGCGGCGCGGGAGCCGGCCGGGGCGGGAGGCCGGACGCCCGAGGAGGAACTCGTGCACCGGATGGCCGCCTGTCCCGCGGGTGCCGACCGGGAGGCCCTGCGGGAGGCGGCCATCACGGCGTACCTGCCGGTCGCCCGGCGGATCGCCCGGCGCTACGGCTCCCCCGACCGGAGCCGTGAGGACCTCCAGCAGGTGGCCTGCCTCGGGCTCGTCAAGGCGGTGGACCGCTACGACCCCGGGCTGGGACACGCCTTTCTCTCCTATGCCGTGCCCACCATCGACGGCGAGCTGAAGCGGTATCTGCGGGACTTCAGTTGGCAGGTCCATGTGCCGCGGCGGCTGCAGGACAAGCACCGCCTGGTGCGGCTCGCGCAGGAGGAGCTGAACAGGTCCGGGCACACCGACGGCGGGACCGTCCGGGACATCCAGCGGCTCACCGGCATCGACGAACAGGACGTGCGTCTCGCCCTGCGGGCGGACCAGGCACGCAACCCCCTGTCCGTGGACGAGCAGCGCGGCACCGGGAAGGGCTTCACCCTCGCGGAGACCGTCGGCGGGGACGACCCGAGACTCGAACTGGTCACCGACCTGGTGGCGCTCAAAACCCTCGTCGCGGAACTGCCGGCCCGGGAGCGCGCCATCCTGAAGCTGTACTTCGTCGACTCCCTGACCCAGCGGCAGGTGGCGGACATCGTCGGCATCTCTCAGATGCACGTCTCCCGCCTGCTGGACCGGTCACGCGCCTTTCTGCGGCGCGGGCTCCTCGGGGGCTGA
- a CDS encoding ABC transporter substrate-binding protein has translation MPKHSRRLLRGIGLVCALALGATACGGSDDGGSSQKSVSEADIQAALEEGGTLTVWAWEPTLKQVAADFEKKHPGVKVDLVNAGTNADQYTALQNAISAKKGVPDIAQIEYYAMGQYALTEQLTDLKGFGAEKLSAKFSPGPWNGVKAGGDGVYALPMDSGPMALFYNKKVFDKYDIKVPTTWAEYLDAARDLHEADPKAYITADTGDAGFATSMLWQAGSRPYTVDGTKVRIDFSDQGAKRFTDTWQKLIDEKLLAPVTSWTDDWYKGLGDGTIATLATGAWMPANLASGVKDAAGDWRVAPLPQWTAGGGASAENGGSALALPELGKNEALAYAFVEYANAGEGVQTRLDNGAFPATTADLQSTKFQDTAFPYFGGQKANKIFAESAANVADDWSYLPYQVYANSIFNDTVGKAYVSDTTLTEGLKSWQEASVKYGAEQGFTVEK, from the coding sequence ATGCCCAAGCACTCGCGCCGCCTCCTGCGCGGCATAGGCCTCGTCTGCGCCCTCGCCCTGGGGGCGACCGCCTGCGGCGGCTCCGACGACGGGGGATCGAGCCAGAAGTCGGTCTCCGAGGCGGACATCCAGGCGGCTCTCGAGGAGGGCGGCACCCTCACGGTCTGGGCATGGGAGCCCACGCTCAAGCAGGTGGCCGCCGACTTCGAGAAGAAGCACCCCGGCGTCAAGGTCGACCTCGTCAACGCGGGCACCAACGCCGACCAGTACACCGCGCTGCAGAACGCCATATCGGCGAAGAAGGGCGTCCCGGACATCGCGCAGATCGAGTACTACGCGATGGGCCAGTACGCGCTGACCGAGCAGCTCACCGACCTCAAGGGCTTCGGCGCGGAGAAGCTCTCCGCCAAGTTCTCCCCCGGGCCGTGGAACGGTGTGAAGGCCGGCGGCGACGGCGTCTACGCCCTGCCGATGGACTCGGGCCCGATGGCGCTGTTCTACAACAAGAAGGTCTTCGACAAGTACGACATCAAGGTGCCCACCACCTGGGCCGAATACCTGGACGCCGCCCGGGACCTGCACGAGGCCGACCCGAAGGCGTACATCACCGCCGACACCGGCGACGCCGGGTTCGCCACCAGCATGCTCTGGCAGGCCGGTTCGCGCCCCTACACGGTCGACGGCACCAAGGTGAGGATCGACTTCTCGGACCAGGGCGCCAAGAGGTTCACCGACACCTGGCAGAAGCTCATCGACGAGAAGCTGCTCGCCCCCGTCACGAGCTGGACCGACGACTGGTACAAGGGCCTGGGCGACGGCACCATCGCGACCCTGGCCACCGGCGCCTGGATGCCCGCCAACCTCGCCTCCGGCGTCAAGGACGCCGCCGGTGACTGGCGCGTCGCCCCGCTGCCGCAGTGGACCGCGGGAGGCGGCGCCAGTGCCGAGAACGGCGGCAGCGCGCTCGCCCTGCCCGAGCTCGGCAAGAACGAGGCGCTGGCGTACGCCTTCGTCGAGTACGCGAACGCGGGCGAGGGCGTGCAGACCCGCCTGGACAACGGCGCCTTCCCGGCGACCACCGCGGACCTGCAGTCCACGAAGTTCCAGGACACCGCCTTCCCCTACTTCGGCGGCCAGAAGGCCAACAAGATCTTCGCCGAGTCGGCCGCGAACGTCGCCGACGACTGGTCGTACCTGCCCTACCAGGTGTACGCGAACTCGATCTTCAACGACACCGTCGGCAAGGCGTACGTCTCGGACACCACGCTGACCGAGGGCCTGAAGTCCTGGCAGGAGGCCTCCGTCAAGTACGGCGCCGAACAGGGCTTCACCGTCGAGAAGTAG